The Leptodactylus fuscus isolate aLepFus1 chromosome 1, aLepFus1.hap2, whole genome shotgun sequence nucleotide sequence CCTTCTCAGCTCTCTTCTTGCAGCGGAAACCTCAACAGCTATGACGTCCTGGGTCCCTTTCACTGAGGCCAATTGGCGGCCTAAGGATGGGACCCCGGGAAATCACAGGACTACCGCTGGAAGAAaaaaatggagctgcaggaccagaGAACCTGGCACAGGCGATTATGTTAATTTATTTGTTTCACCTTCCctagcctaattaaaaaataaaatttttgcactgCACAATCCCTATAACTGGAAGCAGAAGATCCAGAATCAATAACCCCGAAGATAAGCTGTTTGGCCAGGGAGAAGCAGAACAGGAGACACATATACAGAGTCAGTGTTTATTCTGTCTTATAGAGGGGAGTCCCAATACAGTGCACGAGAAGGAGATTACAGGAACATGCTGAGCAGAACTATGTAATGTCTAGCTCATGGTTTGTGGCTTCTTGTCTTTGGTGTGTTTTTCTTCTTTAATCCCATGTGCCATACGCTGCACTCTTAGCCTTGAACTAGGTATCTAGCACTGCACTTATTATTAGTTTGGCccggagtgttcctttaatataATTAATACACATATAGGAACATCAGTCACATACAGTGTCAGTAACTACTCCGCACTGCTATTTACCCAGTTAGGAGGATCCTGCACTCTTTATAATAGATTTGTATGTGATGATTTTAGAGAATGAAACAGCAAATAAGCACCAGAATCTGATAATTAGGTACATGTGCCACACATGGCTCTGAAAAAGCTGTGTGACATCCATCTGAATATAACAATTTACCAGAGCACACAATGGCTAATAGATCTGCTCTTATTTTCACAGTATTTTAGAAGGAGCAATATGTAAAAAGTGAGTTCTGCTTCATTATTTTCTATGAGAGCCAATGGTTGGTATAATGAAAGCAATGTCTGTACAAACCAAAGCAGATAGTCCTGTAGCAAGTCACTGATCTGTATAATCTCAAGGAAAAGGATTGGTCACGCTTCCATCAGAGGTATGTACTCCGCCACAATGCACTTGTCTTACTGCTGTGTAAGAACTTCCTTAAAGCTGCCACAAGAGGGAACTACAGACAAAAAAAGCCTCATGATGAAATCTAACTCCACTCCGGTTATCTCCCTCTGATACATATACACAGGAAGATGAGATCTAtgacactgtatggcactatgttAGCTATGGCTACCTGCTTCACGAGATTGTCATCAGTGCTTATCAAAATCATCAAGCCAACAATTTCTAAAATGTACTTAGTTTTTATGTTGACTGAACAGACCTGATAGACAGATAATCTATCAATCTAACTTATCTATCCATGTCAAGAGATTTACTCGAGACTAGAGAGGAGTgagtatatttgatcgaatacctcccctgaatagtttttggtgtaaaaaaatggGGGGAAACGAATGTTTAcagtgtggtattcgaccgagtacaccaataactatgcaaagggaggtattcgatggaatactactcgctcatctctactagggaccACATCTTTATGGCAAGTCTACTCTAGATAAGAAGAGCCAAATATACCCAGTGAAAGGACCACAGTGGGGGTGAACTCACCCAATGACATACATTTGCATTGCTTTTCTCAGGAAGTATCAAAGTGCAGGGAccattgtggagtaggggaggtAGTGGCGGCCATACAGGCGCtcctccccaacacccacaagggtcagttgttcgTACAGGGAGGCAATTTACTTATTAGTATATTTTGGGTATGTGGGGAGAAAACCCACCCCCTTAGTCGGATTCAAACCCTGGGCCCCAGCACTGCAGGGTAACCGCCCACAGGGACACATTGATGTACCCTCAAAGATCTTGCCCAAGACAATGCTATTTGGAGCTGATCACTTGCCACTAGGGTCTGTTTCTTATGACTTGGTTCTTATATAACCTATGTGTTAATAGAATACTGGCAACCCAAAATTTACAATACAAAAGTGATAGTGCATATGATTCTGTATAGATAAAGGAGAGAGCCTTTAGACTCCCACATTTCCCATATGGGTATGCAGATATAAATTGTTTAGAGCGGATTTTTCTAGTGCACAGCACATTGTGACATATACGTGTATTTCCGGTTTTGGTTGCCATGCCTAATGACCTGGTCGGGGGTAATGCTGTGTGTGCAGTGAACAAGAAGCAGCAGGTTTAGCACATTCCATATCTCCTTCAGCACGGTGCACTGCACAATCCTATATCATTACACACGTCAGGTCCCAAACATACACAAAGATGCAGCAGCACCCTGCGGGCACTAACatatatgcaagcatgtgataGTGTTATTATTTTACACTGCACTGCTGATACCTCTACCTTACTTGTGTATGCTCAGGATCATTGTGCACATTTTTAATAAACTGTATTTTAGTCCAAAGCCGATTTTAATTAATTCACGTCGGATAAAGCGATTTCCTACCAATCCAAAAGAGAGAAGCAAATTCCCTACTATAGCTAATATGAGATTGGGGAGAATTGTATGGGAATCATGATGCAGGTCAGTATAGCAAATCCATGTTCAGCCACTGATTCACTGCAGTGTCACACACCAGCCATTAATAAACATGAGAATCATCAGAGCTTCGAGGCCGGAGCGCTTGAGAATTGTAGAGATgagtagtttttttttctcttcttattTTGCACATTTGCTGCCGTTATTGTTTTAGCAAAAGTAAGATATGAAAGAATATTTACTAAAAGAGGTTTTCCTACTAAAGAAAAGTATCCGCTATCCATAGAAATGGGAATAAATATCAAGGGAATAACTGCTAAGACTCCTAGTGATCCCAAAAACAGAGACCCCACCATCAAGTACCCCATGAAGGGATGTTGTACCCAATTGTCAGTCattccattcagttctatggtaTTGTCATGGAAGCCAACCCAGCAGTCCTACAGATACAAATAGAGGATTGGGGTAAATGTCTTTAGTTGAAAATCCACTTTAAAACGGCATTAAAGCAAGTGCACTTTAGTACAGTAATGCAGTAGGATCCCATCATGATACATGAGGggaacccccttcccccatatagAGTACCAAAGTTGGTGGGTTTGGGGTAAATCAATGACTAATGATTTATTCTAATACTGAAGCCAGATTTCTACTGTACAAGGCAGTGAGGGCTACATGTAGATCCATGGTTTAGCCTCTTTTATATTCATAGACAGAAACTGTATAATTGTACTATATACTTCACATACAGAAGTCATCTAGTAATATAGCTACCAGTATATAGTAAACAGGAAATGAAACAAGTTCCCGAGGTGTGAGTATACACACATATCATAGTCCATAATTGTGCCGCAGTATAATTATATGATCAGGACGGTGCTAAGCAGGTAAAACCCAGACTGACATCAGCATCGCTGACTACAGGTAATACTAGTCATGTCTAGACATGTGGAAGGGGAATGGATCACCTACGTGGTGGTTTTCTTTAGTCTCGTCATTAAAACCAGATACTGGTACATAGTTTTGTTTTCTGACCGGGGAAAGACAGCGTTCAGTCAGTGTTTGCTATGGATAAATGCTACCAAGTCACACTGCCATTGGCAGCGTTCAGTCATATTCTTGCCATGAAATTTGACTGAACTGCTTACTGACGTTCTGAAAGGATGGCAGGAACTACAAGCTAACTTTTACAAACCGTACTATAAGTCAATAGAGTGGGATTCATTGTGAAATGGATCCAGCAGAACATTGTGATTTCCATTATGAACGAAGGCACAACAAATATGTGATCCTTTATTCACCTAATGTAACTCTGTCTTAGGAAAGTACCGTAAATATTTAAGGTAGTAAAACATCTTCAACTTATTAGACAAAGCCAGATATTTACATGTCATTTCCATAAGTAAACCTGCTAAGGTGAACAGTCAGTAGTACAAGCTATTAGGCTCACATAGCTATGACTATTGGGATGGCTGACAGGCCAAAacagcttagatacaccatcCATTTATGATTAATAGAGATCTCGCTGCTGAAATTCCCACCAATCCTTCAAACATGGCAAACACTACTATAGCATGAATCTTGAAAAGTGTTGCATCGCCATATGTTTGTTTTCGGAGAAACATTACTTCCCTGTACACAGATGTAATGCATCTGGATTTCTGAACCATATTACAGCCTAAAATTCAATCTAGACCACTGGTCAAGAGAACCAAACAAAAAACTTCATAGGGATGTTTGATGCTGGAAGTTTAGGCTATTAAACGCAAGTTCAGAACAAGATTcgcatgtgtgatacagtctggaAATTTCACACTAATTCCAGCCGTGTGCTGGAGGCCTGAGCTTTGTAAAAATCTTAAGGGAGTCCCAGCACATCAACCCAAACCCATAGATAGAtactttgaaacttttcactactTACTCATAGCACCTTCCAGAGATCTCGGTGCTGAGGACCTTGACATGTccaaattgataagatccgtcagtaaATAATTTCCCAACCCCAGGCGGCATTGATCCCCTCACCCACCCACACATCATCCTGTTCACTCATCCTTTGAGCCAGTCACAGAAGAAGTCTCCCAGCTCCCCTCTTTTATACTCCTCAGTCCTAGTTTCTGTCCCCTGGATGGATTGTCATTACTCACCTTACTAGAATACTTAACCGCTCTCACTTCTGCAGTCTTTCTTGTTACTTTATACATGGTGTCTTAACGCCACTACTGAATATATCCTCCCTTGTCCCTGTGCTGATAACTACCAAACCATCTCTCAATATTCAGAATCTTGGAACACTTAGTCTACTTTTGCCATATCCATTATCTTTCCCATAACTCTCTTTTCGACCCCTTACAATCTAACTTCCACTCTCTGCACTCTAAGTAACGGCTCTTACATAAGTCTCCATTGATCTCTTTGCAGCTAATTCTTATTACCCTCATcattccataatgctgcacctccatacatttgcTCCTAAATTTCAGTCTAcgacccaacctgtgctctctgtTCAGCCAATGacttaagactaacatcctcttttatcagaacctcccactcccatCTCAAAGACTTcccccaagttgcaccacttctctggaatgtgctACCCTAGATTAACACCCAACCTCTACAGCTTCAACAATAaatcctaaagacacatctccTGAGGTAGGCCTATCACTTCTGCACTTACGCTCCCCAAACTAATTCTCCTCTGTTCATGTTCCTCCATATTATCCCATGGGACATTATGCCTTCATCTGAATTTAACTCTGTATACCTAGGCACTTTGAATCTGCACATAAATGGACACTGACTGATAaccggctcatacagctttatctaTGTGTCTTTAAAGTAACCTTTTTGACCAAAAAAAAGGCAGGTCGACTGTATTAGAacttctacctcttgtgtcacctccgtCTACCTCACAGATTTTAAGCTCTCACaagcaggaccctcactcctattgtgtgaacTGATGTGTTATCCTCAAAATAATAGCAGCAATCTGACTGGCTACCATTAGTAACTACTCTACGTAGTTTATAAACTTATGATCAcgaagacctccactgatcatggGAATGGGGCTCCTGTGACCCTGTTAGAACGGAGCAGTGGTCAGTCACGTAcacaagtctatgggactgatggagacaGCAGAGTACAGCTCTATTCAGTCCATTGCAAGTCATTAGAAAGAAAGCTTGCCACGTACAGCCTAAAATTATTGCCAAACCTGTTGAAGAGGCCAATACATGTTTTGATAAAATATACGTACCGTGACTTTATGTGGATAATCATGTGAATCCTGTAGTTTCATCTGACAAATAGAAAGCAAATATATCAGGTTATTCCAGACACTATATATAAGTAATGGTAATTCATCTCTGCCTCTTGAAACGAACATGAACACTTGTGATAGTAAATATGGTAGAGTCCGGGGGAATGTATTGATCTGACTGAAATCTGTGTAATCTGCTGAAAATTGTATCTGAGCTATTTAACAATGTCAGTAATTCCCATCACTGCACTTGTCAAAGACATCTGAAATACTACTCCATATAGGGATTAGGAAGGTGTTACCCTGCAAAATGACAATGCTTACAGGAAAAActggtttctatcttaaagtggTCCAAGCACCCTTTTCCATCTGTTCCCCTACTTGTTTGGGGGTGACTGAAGACCAAACCAGCTGACTGACCGTCTATTGTGTATGGAGAAATCCCAATGGCAGATGACGGTGTAAAATTAAGGATTGGGCAGCTGGACTTCAATATGTCTGATCGTTTTGTTCTTGTggagataagtcatcaatagagAAAAAGTTTGGcaggacaacctctttatatGACTTACTAACAGTCTAAGAAACTATGCTCGGTAGATTAGTAATTTATAACCAATTTGGGCAATATGTTTTAACCTTATTACATGgtgtctgcatcaaattccaacAAAAAGTGCAAAATACCCccaaaatgcaagaaaaaaaattccaaaacagtaAAACTGTACAGAATTAAAGAACCCAACCTCATATATGACACACAATAAAGAATTAAAAAGAAACCTACCTCACGCTCAAAATATTCTCGTCTCTTCCGGGCACTCTCATGTCTCCAGAGTTTCAAAGCAACAAGAGCACTAATAAAATAGACTAACATGATGACAAACAGGAAGATAATGGCCGCCGTCTGCCCCCCTTCCACACGACAGAAGGTGGAATACAGGGGGTTGTTGAAGAAAGAATAGTAGCACAGTCCTCCTCTATTGGTGTCATTCACATACACAATGGCCGCCGCCATGTACAGAACAAACAGGCAGATATTAATTCCAAACTCTGTTAAGGGCCACCAGTGAGAATCCAGGAGAATCGTTCTGTAGTACATGGACATGCCGAGCACCAGGAGGATTATTGTGGCCAGCCATGCCAAGCCTGCCACTACAAGTACAAAGGGAGTCTTGGGCCCACCGTAGTAGTATCCCCCttgtaaactagcagtataggaaTATGGCTGTGAATAACCAAACATATTGTACCACTCATTGTCTTTGTGGATATAAGCTGTAACACAAGCAAAAACGCCAGCACCAAGCAAGAGTTCCACAACGCCCAGTATTCTCAGCAATCCTGCCCACGACTTCATATAAGAGTACCGCAAGTTGTACTCTTCTACCTTCTCGCTGTAGGTTTTCACAGTATGTGTCTGGCGACCCAGAGAGCCAAATGGATCATCAACAATCATGGGATCAGCTTCTTTCTTGGAGTTGTAGCTACCACCAGAATCGCCATATGGGTCCCGGTACGAATTTCCAGCTACCTTCGCATTCACAATCGAGCTTTTGTTATGAGATCCAGAGGCAGGAAGGGACGGGGAATGAGGAGGTGAACAACGTTCTCCTCCAGAAATGTAGTTGATATCAGACATAGGTTCTTCCCATGCAGTCTCTTTTTTACtcttaaaaatgtttttccacGAATCTGGAATAAACCGTCGTACAGGTCTAAGTTCAAGTGCAGTGACCGGATCCTCGCTGTCACTAGGATAGAACTCGGGTCCAAATGGAGGAACAAGTGGCAATGGAGGCGGAGGCAATGGGTCTGCACTCAATGCCAACTCACAGTCTTGTAATGTTTGCAGATTACGTCTTTGATCAGATGAGTCAATAGGCACTTGGTCATATTGTACAGAACGCCCATTTGGAGCGCTATGTTTAGATCTTGGTCCTGAAGATGATCCTCCTCCAGACATTTGTGTTTGCTTGAAGAACATAAACACAAAATAATGACAATCACAATTATTTTCATAAACATAACTTTTCTACAATGTATCATTATCAGGCTGTTTAACTCAAAGAGCATTGCCTAGATGTAGGATTGCTGTAGAAATGGAAGAGAGGTCCAGGAGAAGAAAGTATTTGGCTAAGGAAAAACAGCCTCATGTGCATGTCCTACACAAATGGCACACCAAATACATTCTTCTCTCAGACCTCCGTTTAGTTCCTGTGGCAGCCACGTACTGGTACTGTGACTAGTCCTTTTATCAATACAAGGGAATTTCTGGTGTTACTGCACTGAAAAAGAACATGCTCACATTGTATTTCTTATTCAGCTTCTTTATTACAGTCTCAGAAAGGAGAAATGGCTTCCCACTTAGCAGGTCTCCTGTAATGTTGTGCCaggaacaacatgacactgggtaATGGATACAGCACATGCTACAAGGAAGTTACAAACTGGTTCATCTAATACCCAGTAGGCATAAACATTACATCTGCCAATAGGGCGTCTATGGTCATAGCCATGTACAACTATGTAAAATACAAGCCTGCTAACCACCCTGGGTCCATCCCTATACCTGTATCTCTATGTGTGTCCTCAGAATGCAGATATAGCTGAACATAATTGTGAATCAGGAAGCCATCAAATTACTCTGTGGCACTTGACAATGGCACAGGTTGGTGTGATGCAGTGATAGGGAATGTTTCTGTGTGTAGGTAGCACTAATGGGCATCATACCATGGGTGGGACATTAATAGGACATGATACCGTGTgtgtaattgggggggggggggagggttcgaTAAAGCGGTATGATACAGTATATGTggcgggcactaatggggcatcatactgtttgAAAGGGTGGGAACTAATGGGACATCATATGGTATGCATGggtgggcactaatggggcaccatactgtgtgtgtgggcactaATGGGGTACCATGCTGTATGTGTGGGCGGGCACTAATGGGGTACCATGCTGTATGTGTGGGCGGGCACTAATGGGGTACCatgctatatgtgtgtgtggacgggcactaagggggtaccatgctgtatgtgtgtgtgggcgGGCACTAAGGGGTACCatgctgtatgtgtgtgtgggcgggcactaagggggtaccatgctgtatgtgtgtgtgggcgggcactaagggggtaccatgctgtatgtgtgtgtgagcaCTAATGGGGCACCATACTGTAAGTATGGGCGGCACCAATGGGGCAccatgctgtgtgtgtgtgtgtgggcgggCACTAATAGGGCAccatgctgtgtgtgtgtgtgtgggcactaATGGGGTACCATGCTGTATGT carries:
- the MARVELD2 gene encoding MARVEL domain-containing protein 2 → MSGGGSSSGPRSKHSAPNGRSVQYDQVPIDSSDQRRNLQTLQDCELALSADPLPPPPLPLVPPFGPEFYPSDSEDPVTALELRPVRRFIPDSWKNIFKSKKETAWEEPMSDINYISGGERCSPPHSPSLPASGSHNKSSIVNAKVAGNSYRDPYGDSGGSYNSKKEADPMIVDDPFGSLGRQTHTVKTYSEKVEEYNLRYSYMKSWAGLLRILGVVELLLGAGVFACVTAYIHKDNEWYNMFGYSQPYSYTASLQGGYYYGGPKTPFVLVVAGLAWLATIILLVLGMSMYYRTILLDSHWWPLTEFGINICLFVLYMAAAIVYVNDTNRGGLCYYSFFNNPLYSTFCRVEGGQTAAIIFLFVIMLVYFISALVALKLWRHESARKRREYFEREMKLQDSHDYPHKVTRDVSAGNDHIVTDVPGKQRANQLAEMRPELISGYIPAGHIPKPIVMPDYVAKYQAIKSDDERDRYKAVFNDQYSEYKELSAEVQAVLKKFGELDAVMRKLPRNPENEYEHERISKVLQEYQKKKNDPTFLEKKERCEYLKNKLSHIKQRIQEYDKVMNWNDGFN